GAATGAAGCGCAAGAGGAAACGAGCTGCGTTGAGTGATGAGTTTCGCTCCACCCTCCTGATGCTTCTCCTTCAGCCTTAACGTGCGTCACCCCTGAAAATTGCGACCCCTTCAACAATCGCTGTGTTCAACCATGCTAAGATGGTAAATTCGGAGGGCAGTAGGTGGAAGTGTACCCGGCTCGAATCAAAGAAGTTGCTCCAGGGAGTCCTGCACAGCGCGCAGGTGTGAAGCCTGGCGATCAGTTGTTGCGTGTGAATGACCAGTCTGTCACAGACATTCTGGCTTACAGATATCTCCTGGAGCAGGGGGTGGCCACTCTGGAGGTGGCAAGAACCCACCATTTGGATCAGCCGACGTTCACTTTTCAGCAAGACCACCACACCCTGAAACCCGTGGAAGCCGCGGAAACCTTCACTTTTGAAGTGGAGTGGGAAGATCCCGGTCTGGAGTTTGAAGAGGTGCTCTTTGACGGCATCAAGAAGTGCGCCAACAAGTGCGACTTCTGTTACGTGCACCAGATGCCAAAAGGCTTCCGGAAAAGCCTGTACATCATGGACGACGATTACCGCCTGTCTTTCCTGTACGGCTCTTTTGTGACCCTCACCAACCTGACCGAAGACGACATCCAGCGGATTCTGAATGAGAACCTCTCTCCGCTTTACGTATCGGTGCACACCACCAACCAGGAACTGCGTCAGGACATGATGAAGTGGTGGAAACTGAAGGTCAAAGACCAGCAGGCCACCGACATCCGCCACATGATTGAGCGTCTGGAGTCCATCGACCTGTACACCCAGATCGTGATGCTGCCGGGTCGCAACGACGGGGACGAGTTCGACAAAACCATGGAGTATCTGACCAGCCGTCCGAATGTGCTTTCGGTGGCCTGTGTTCCGGTGGGCCTGACCGACCACCGCACCAATCTGGCGCAGGTGCCCACTTTTTCTCCAGAGCAGGCCAAAGACGTGATCCGTCGGGCAAACGTCTGGAGAAAACGCATGCTGGAGGAGCGTGGAAC
This window of the Deinococcus misasensis DSM 22328 genome carries:
- a CDS encoding radical SAM protein, producing the protein MEVYPARIKEVAPGSPAQRAGVKPGDQLLRVNDQSVTDILAYRYLLEQGVATLEVARTHHLDQPTFTFQQDHHTLKPVEAAETFTFEVEWEDPGLEFEEVLFDGIKKCANKCDFCYVHQMPKGFRKSLYIMDDDYRLSFLYGSFVTLTNLTEDDIQRILNENLSPLYVSVHTTNQELRQDMMKWWKLKVKDQQATDIRHMIERLESIDLYTQIVMLPGRNDGDEFDKTMEYLTSRPNVLSVACVPVGLTDHRTNLAQVPTFSPEQAKDVIRRANVWRKRMLEERGTRFIFPSDEFYILAGLPIPPEEDYEGFPMLENGVGMVRDFLNEPLPELPEALEIPQKVILGTGKLFAGSLDLAVEPLRKIKGLDIEVRAVTNRTFGENTTVAGLLTGRCFRHAVQPSEADLLIVPPTTLRYGTELMLDNMSLTELSQDLRMPVLPGGATLGELARVILKQGSSSGLQFGYSAHAVKEQRGQA